One stretch of Candida orthopsilosis Co 90-125, chromosome 3 draft sequence DNA includes these proteins:
- a CDS encoding Kre6 protein (involved in beta-1,6-glucan synthesis), translating into MAADRNLTSNAPRFNINTPDYDDAPQDDISRNPFADDGELSSHSSASPNQGYDFQQPQSQRVANANLESYGNTFSSHGGYYTNGGSSNLLMNESSSDESRVLNRDYDRLNPSSPAEFDRYPSMAGSRVVSSASLATQMYQEKDKSGTNNYHISQSSSSNSLNDSDSQSSSPYPNDFSPFGGYPATSFPLSIEDKEPDDYLHNPDPVVDAEYEKNRFLYDLKHMDKRSLGGLLGLIALAIIALVVFVLLPVLTYSGATQHYRPESYEILTHYEYPMLSAIRQDLVDPDTPEDALTLESKSGDKWKLVFSDEFNAEGRTFYDDDDQFFVAPDIHYDATKDLEWYDPDAVTTANGTLVLRMDAFKNHDLFYRSGMVQSWNKMCFTQGRIEVSARLPNYGTVSGLWPGLWTMGNLGRPGYLGSTEGVWPYSYDSCDAGITPNQSSPDGISYLPGQRLNKCTCSGESHPNPGVGRGAPEIDIIEGEIMTTTDSGKQNNGVASQSLQLAPMDIWYMPDYDFIEIYNYSVTTMNTYAGGPFQQAFSATTTLNITWYERGDGLEHQYQRFGFEYLNDDSDGYLRWYVGRDPTLTVYSTALHPNGNIGWRPLSKEPMSMVLNLGISNNWAYIDWNSIHFPVSFHIDYVRIYQPEDQINIGCDPEDYPTYDYIQEHLNIYTNPNITSFEDGGYSFPKNSLIGC; encoded by the coding sequence ATGGCTGCCGATAGAAATCTAACATCAAATGCTCCTCGTTTTAATATAAATACTCCtgattatgatgatgcGCCACAAGATGATATCAGCAGGAACCCATTTGCCGATGATGGAGAACTCTCATCACATTCATCTGCGTCTCCAAATCAAGGATACgattttcaacaaccacaactgCAAAGAGTCGCTAATGCCAACCTAGAATCATATGGAAACACGTTCCTGTCACATGGGGGATACTACACTAATGGCGGAAGTTCCAACCTACTCATGAATGAATCATCGTCAGATGAATCTAGAGTATTGAATAGAGATTATGACCGATTAAACCCTTCAAGTCCAGCTGAGTTTGATAGATATCCTTCGATGGCTGGATCAAGAGTTGTTTCTTCAGCATCATTAGCAACGCAAATGTATCAGGAAAAGGACAAAAGTGGAACAAACAACTATCACATCTCTCAATCGTCGTCATCGAATTCATTAAACGATTCAGATTCACAAAGCTCAAGTCCTTATCCAAATGACTTTTCCCCATTTGGTGGATACCCAGCCACATCATTCCCCTTGAGTATTGAGGACAAAGAACCAGATGATTACTTGCACAACCCGGATCCAGTTGTCGATGCAGAATACGAAAAGAATAGGTTCCTCTATGACCTAAAACACATGGATAAGCGGTCCCTTGGAGGATTATTAGGATTAATCGCATTAGCAATCATTGCTCTTGtcgtttttgttttgttgcCAGTATTGACATATTCTGGTGCAACGCAACACTATCGTCCAGAATCAtatgaaattttgactCACTATGAATATCCAATGTTGAGTGCTATACGTCAAGACTTGGTTGATCCAGATACTCCAGAAGATGCATTAACATTGGAATCAAAAAGTGGTGATAAATGGAAATTGGTTTTTTCAGATGAATTCAATGCAGAAGGAAGAACTTTTTACGACGATGATGATCAATTCTTTGTTGCGCCTGATATTCACTACGATGCCACTAAAGATCTTGAATGGTATGATCCTGATGCCGTCACTACTGCCAATGGTACCTTGGTTTTACGTATGGATGCATTTAAAAACCATGATCTCTTTTATCGTTCCGGAATGGTTCAATCATGGAACAAAATGTGCTTTACTCAGGGAAGAATTGAAGTCTCAGCAAGATTACCAAATTATGGTACCGTTTCTGGTTTGTGGCCTGGTTTGTGGACCATGGGTAACCTTGGTCGTCCTGGATATTTAGGTTCAACTGAAGGTGTGTGGCCATACTCTTACGACTCATGTGATGCTGGTATCAcaccaaatcaatcatcaCCCGACGGTATTTCCTACCTCCCAGGACAACGATTGAATAAATGTACATGCTCTGGGGAATCCCATCCCAACCCTGGTGTAGGAAGAGGGGCCCCCGAAATTGATATCATTGAAGGAGAAATCATGACAACCACGGATTCAGGTAAACAGAATAATGGTGTTGCGTCACAATCGCTTCAACTTGCACCAATGGACATCTGGTATATGCCAGATTACgattttattgaaatcTACAACTACTCCGTAACCACCATGAACACTTATGCTGGGGGGCCCTTCCAGCAGGCATTTTCTGCTACTACCACGTTGAATATAACCTGGTACGAGCGTGGAGATGGGCTCGAGCACCAATACCAAAGGTTTGGGTTCGAGTATTTAAACGATGACAGTGATGGTTACTTGAGGTGGTATGTTGGAAGAGATCCAACGCTTACAGTTTATTCCACTGCGTTACATCCTAATGGAAACATTGGTTGGAGACCTCTATCGAAGGAGCCAATGTCGATGGTTCTCAATCTTGGTATCTCAAATAATTGGGCTTATATTGACTGGAATTCGATACATTTTCCAGTGTCCTTCCACATCGATTATGTCAGGATATACCAGCCAGAGgatcaaatcaatatcGGCTGCGATCCAGAAGACTATCCAACTTACGACTACATTCAAGaacatttgaatatttatACAAATCCAAATATTACTTCTTTTGAAGATGGTGGCTATTCATTCCCAAAGAATAGTTTGATTGGTTGTTAG
- a CDS encoding Faa2 acyl-CoA synthetase, which produces MSSLFSSTDCSADAAFSKLPFGEEVSKSIPLGPESNKYNSSNYSQTYRNRAYSEKLIDSIHPDLNTHAKLFNHAAKVYANRPCLGARPYDYLKKKSSNHYEYLTYAETNTKKKHIGAGIIKSLNDNQYLNLELESHRKVTNHLKDWNKYGAPNYLRDNKDHIIEKSCSFVLSIFAVNRLEWLLTDLACSAYSITNTALYDTLGPDVSQYILNLTESPIVVCTIDKVKSLLELKKNYSKETKALISIVVMDPIRYIDPRLCQLASELKVEITDLQAIESLGKANPIEELPPTPDAIFTISFTSGTTGSKPKGAMIPHRSASSYITFIACYEPQAKLGDIAYIFLPLTHLLERETSAFAFSAGYALGFPQTTVGQTGLNTFSIMVDDLRVLKPTYMSIVPRLLTRLESLIKEKVKELKSDEQHKVNQIIQYKLREQAKFDGSAAYDATFDSYPPYENLRKLIGYDRLKWVQTASAPVAATTLAYLKASLNMGVRQMYGLTESGAAITCTGAYDAQAGTCGSIAPTAEYRLRSVRDMGYDIDKLQGEVMLRGKQMFKGYYYNQEETDKCINEHGWFHSGDIATVDENGRITIIDRVKNFFKMAQGEYISPEKIENRYLSSNTIINQLYVHGNSLKSYLIGIAGIDYEQGLKFLNEEFGINKIGLSEEEMLSHLNKIEVKTRLLTKLNDNVRNQLNGFELLHNIHIEINPLTVERDVITPTFKLRRPIAQKFFANAIHKLYEVEQSLFTGVKLGIAKL; this is translated from the coding sequence ATGTCTAgtttattttcatcaacagatTGTTCTGCTGATGCCGCTTTTTCTAAATTGCCGTTCGGGGAGGAGGTTAGTAAATCTATCCCGTTAGGACCAGAGTCAAACAAGTACAACAGTTCCAATTACTCACAAACTTACAGAAACAGAGCATACTCTgagaagttgattgattcGATTCATCCTGATTTAAACACTCATGCAAAGTTGTTCAACCATGCTGCGAAGGTTTATGCCAATCGCCCATGTTTAGGAGCTAGACCATATGACTacttgaagaaaaagcTGTCTAACCATTACGAATACTTGACTTATGCAGAAActaatacaaaaaaaaagcatATTGGCGCGGGAATCATCAAGTCACTTAACGATAATCAATATCTCAACTTGGAATTGGAATCTCATCGAAAAGTTACcaatcatttgaaagaCTGGAATAAATACGGTGCCCCCAACTATCTCCGTGATAATAAAGATCACATAATTGAAAAGAGTTGCTCGTTTGTCTTGTCCATCTTTGCTGTCAACAGGTTGGAATGGTTGTTGACTGATTTGGCGTGCTCTGCCTACTCCATAACAAATACTGCATTGTACGACACCTTGGGGCCCGATGTTTCACAATACATTTTGAATCTTACCGAAAGTCCGATTGTTGTTTGcacaattgacaaagtGAAGTCACTCCTcgaattgaaaaagaattacTCAAAGGAGACAAAGGCGTTAATTTCTATTGTCGTTATGGATCCTATAAGATATATTGACCCTAGATTGTGTCAATTGGCAAGTGAGTTGAAGGTTGAAATCACCGATTTGCAAGCAATTGAATCCCTAGGCAAGGCTAATCCAATTGAGGAATTACCACCAACACCAGATGCTATCTTCACCATATCTTTTACGTCGGGTACTACTGGCTCGAAGCCAAAAGGTGCCATGATTCCTCATAGAAGCGCCTCCTCATACATTACATTTATAGCCTGCTATGAACCACAAGCTAAGCTCGGTGATATTGCTTACATTTTTCTCCCATTGACACACTTGTTAGAGAGAGAAACCAGTGCTTTTGCTTTCTCTGCTGGATACGCTTTGGGATTTCCTCAAACAACAGTTGGACAGACTGGTCTCAACACTTTCTCCATTATGGTTGATGACTTGCGGGTTTTAAAACCAACATACATGTCTATTGTTCCAAGATTGTTGACCAGGTTGGAAAGCTTAATCAAAGAGAAAGTTAAGGAACTCAAATCAGATGAGCAACACAAAGTCAACCAAATCATTCAGTATAAGCTCCGTGAACAAGCCAAGTTTGATGGATCAGCAGCTTACGACGCCACATTTGATTCCTATCCACCCTACGAAAATTTGCGTAAACTCATTGGATATGATAGGTTGAAATGGGTTCAGACTGCTTCAGCTCCAGTTGCTGCAACTACATTAGCCTACCTCAAAGCAAGTTTGAACATGGGTGTTCGTCAAATGTATGGATTAACAGAATCTGGTGCAGCAATAACTTGTACGGGTGCATATGATGCTCAAGCAGGAACTTGTGGATCTATTGCTCCGACTGCGGAATATCGATTACGCAGTGTGAGAGATATGGGATATGACATTGACAAGTTGCAAGGTGAAGTGATGTTACGAGGAAAACAAATGTTTAAAGGCTACTATTACAATCAGGAGGAGACTGACAAGTGTATCAATGAACACGGGTGGTTTCATTCAGGAGATATTGCCACTGTTGACGAAAATGGAAGAATCACAATCATTGATCGTGTCAagaatttcttcaaaatggCTCAAGGGGAGTACATTTCTCctgaaaaaattgagaatcGATACTTGTCATCTaacaccatcatcaaccaGTTATACGTTCATGGaaattctttgaaatcttACTTGATTGGTATAGCAGGTATTGATTATGAACAAGGATTGAAGTTCCtcaatgaagaatttggtatcaacaaaattggcTTGAGTGAGGAGGAAATGTTGTCCCActtgaacaaaattgagGTGAAAACAAGATTATTAACGAAGTTAAACGACAATGTTCGTAACCAATTGAACGGGTTTGAGTTATTACACAATATCCATATTGAAATAAATCCATTAACAGTGGAAAGAGATGTGATTACACCAACATTTAAATTGAGAAGACCCATTGctcaaaagttttttgCCAATGCGATCCACAAGTTGTACGAGGTTGAACAGAGTTTGTTCACAGGAGTCAAGTTGGGAATTGCCAAGTTGTAG
- a CDS encoding Fyv10 protein (S. cerevisiae homolog FYV10 has role in negative regulation of gluconeogenesis, anti-apoptosis, proteasomal ubiquitin-dependent protein catabolic process and to GID complex, cytoplasm, nucleus) encodes MTDPTIDFHIQTHQPQLNIPTQLIRKNFKSIQKLIEKQKKQTGDEIAKIKKNVNLPKKIQLEMVRKSISNYETFQKKLQALIKKDEEFRSRLVARLENISQLSKYSDTSDMLNFHNQNLINWYRNETNLLIVDYLIKSNTNEENLGYKLLESLSKTNPKISKLIDYDLYLDYNKVYLSITRAHDLLLIINWFNDNKASLKKINSNLEFEINYCKYLTLIESGDVNEAIKFSQDNLSSYGNKDNYSNEEMNNYKLNSERLKGLGGLLVYRSMDNSFTNMLFSNKLMFQSQPYREYEKLLSNERWENLGHCFIDNFIKLYGITTNYPLFVYLSSGLSSLKTKSCYHNTENTVFKDATPLEIPNKASPAVPTLISSANFMSYTPPVTPLTVRKYRGPDYYYKLLHKVNNCPVCSPEMYQLSRNLPFAQLITSIFNNPFRLPNGNIYPFDKLLSSNGEYLSEQSTLLRQGQVKDPLTQEVFFIDNCIRVFPA; translated from the coding sequence ATGACTGATCCCACGATAGATTTCCATATACAAACGCATCAACCTCAGCTCAACATTCCCACTCAACTAATCAGAAAGAACTTCAAACTGATTCAGAAACTTATcgaaaagcaaaagaaacaaactggtgatgaaatagccaaaattaaaaagaatGTTAACTTGCCAaagaaaattcaacttgaaATGGTAAGAAAGCTGATTAGCAACTAtgaaacttttcaaaagaagttgcAAGCATTGATAAAAAAGGATGAGGAATTCCGATCACGGTTGGTTGCTCGATTGGAGAACATACTGCAATTGAGCAAGTATAGTGATACCCTGGACATGCTCAATTTTCACAATcaaaatttaatcaattggtATCGAAATGAGACCAATTTGCTCATCGTTGACTATCtaatcaaatccaatacCAATGAAGAGAATCTTGGTTACAAATTACTTGAATCATTGTCCAAAACCAATCCAAAGATAAGCAAACTAATTGACTATGATTTGTATCTCGATTACAACAAGGTCTACTTATCAATCACAAGAGCTCATGatttattgttgataatcAACTGGTTCAATGATAACAAAGCCTCTCtcaaaaagatcaattcgaatcttgaatttgaaatcaattatTGCAAGTACCTAACCTTGATTGAGAGTGGCGATGTTAATGAAGCGATAAAGTTTTCACAGGataatttatcaagttACGGCAACAAGGACAACTATTCAAATGAAGAGATGAACAATTATAAACTCAACCTGGAACGATTAAAAGGATTAGGTGGATTATTAGTTTACCGATCAATGGACAACTCTTTTACCAATatgttgttttcaaataagCTCATGTTTCAATCGCAACCATACCGTGAATATGAGAAACTACTATCCAACGAGCGATGGGAAAACCTAGGCCATTGTTTTATTGATAACTTCATCAAGCTATATGGTATAACAACAAATTACCCGCTATTTGTGTATTTGTCATCTGGGTTATCCAGTCTAAAGACAAAATCATGTTACCACAATACCGAAAACACTGTTTTCAAAGATGCTACACCATTAGAGATACCCAACAAAGCCTCCCCTGCCGTTCCAACACTAATATCATCAGCAAACTTCATGTCGTATACTCCACCTGTGACTCCATTAACGGTACGTAAATACAGAGGTCCAGATTACTACTATAAACTCCTCCACAAAGTGAATAACTGCCCCGTTTGCTCCCCGGAAATGTATCAGTTAAGTAGAAACCTACCATTTGCACAATTAATCACAAGCATCTTTAATAATCCATTTCGCCTACCTAATGGCAACATCTACCCgtttgataaattgttgtCCCTGAATGGGGAATACCTATCAGAGCAAAGTACATTATTACGACAAGGGCAGGTGAAAGATCCGTTAACCCAGGAGGTATTCTTTATAGATAATTGTATACGCGTGTTTCCCGCATAA
- a CDS encoding Skn1 protein (involved in beta-1,6-glucan synthesis), whose protein sequence is MRRDLTQPSPSINLVNENEGDFEHMRLHEGSQSPVNPFEPEQPHREYDYSPQRSTDSDSFHFQTSNEEKGGPEYQAQEQNRYHIDSQDVLTYNQYVHKGYPDSSDSQSLYSQSPILPRDRSFQPLLNRDTSPLPRTRPTSELLSTTTIPAYDRYPKQYATSTQLSTSSLLYDDEMDNSISSPSYDNDFSPFGGYPASQFPLSIDEKEPDDYLHNPDPVLDADYNRNRFIYDLKHMDRRSFNGALALLVMILAAIGVFIVLPVLTFTNSNPRVEPQVYEVLTQYQYPMLSAIRQDLIDPDTPAEALTNVGQDGRTWKLVFSDEFNAEGRTFYDGDDQFFTAPDFHYAATQDLEWYDPDAVTTVNGTLELTMDAFKNHDLFYRSGMVQSWNKMCYTQGKLEFSASLPGYGNISGLWPGLWSMGNLGRPGYLATTEGVWPYTYDTCDAGITPNQSSPDGISYLPGQRLNKCTCSGESHPNPGVGRGAPEIDALEGEIHGIIGRVSQSLQIAPYDIWYMPDYDFIEIYNSSVTLMNTYAGGPFQQAVSGVTMLNTTWYQFGDDSGRFQKFGYEYLNDDATGYITWFVGDDATFSMKSTALHPNGNVGWRQIPKEPISIIMNLGISNSWAYIDWPSLVFPSKMRVDYVRVYQPEDAVNMGCDPANYPTYDYIQQHLNIYQDMNLTTFEDGGYTFPKNKLTGC, encoded by the coding sequence ATGAGACGGGACTTGACTCAACCTAGCCCTTCAATCAACTTGGTTAATGAGAACGAAGGGGATTTTGAACACATGCGATTACATGAAGGGTCACAATCACCAGTAAACCCATTTGAACCTGAGCAGCCACATCGAGAGTATGATTATTCACCACAACGTCTGACTGATTCAGATTcctttcattttcaaacgAGTAATGAGGAAAAGGGTGGGCCCGAGTATCAAGCACAGGAGCAGAACCGGTACCATATCGACTCCCAGGATGTCCTCACTTACAATCAGTATGTCCACAAAGGGTACCCCGATTCAAGTGATTCCCAATCACTTTACTCTCAGTCACCTATACTTCCGAGAGACCGATCCTTCCAGCCATTACTAAATCGAGACACATCACCACTACCAAGAACAAGACCAACTCTGGAGCTACTTTCAACCACTACCATCCCCGCTTACGATCGATACCCAAAACAATACGCCACGTCAACTCAATTATCCACGTCAAGTTTACtttatgatgatgaaatggaTAATTCAATCTCGTCCCCGTCATATGATAATGATTTCTCCCCATTTGGTGGGTACCCAGCTAGTCAGTTCCCACTAAGTATAGATGAAAAAGAGCCTGATGATTATTTGCACAATCCTGATCCTGTATTGGATGCTGACTACAACCGTAATCGATTCATTTACGATTTGAAGCATATGGATAGGAGATCGTTCAATGGTGCACTTGCtttattggtgatgattttggCAGCAATTGGTGTGTTTATTGTATTGCCAGTGTTGACGTTCACCAACTCGAATCCAAGAGTTGAACCACAAGTTTATGAAGTGTTGACACAGTATCAATATCCCATGTTGAGTGCGATACGTCAAGACCTAATTGACCCAGACACTCCTGCTGAAGCATTAACTAACGTAGGCCAAGACGGTAGGACGTGGAAATTGGTATTCTCAGACGAATTCAACGCTGAAGGTAGAACATTTTACGATGGTGACGATCAATTCTTCACGGCGCCTGATTTCCATTATGCTGCAACTCAAGATCTTGAATGGTATGATCCAGATGCTGTAACCACAGTCAATGGTACATTAGAACTAACCATGGATGCATTCAAAAATCACGACTTATTTTATCGCTCAGGAATGGTCCAATCATGGAATAAAATGTGTTATACTCAAGGCAAGTTGGAATTTTCAGCCCTGTTACCTGGTTATGGAAATATTTCTGGATTGTGGCCAGGATTATGGTCAATGGGTAACCTTGGACGACCAGGTTACTTGGCCACTACAGAGGGAGTTTGGCCTTATACGTATGACACATGTGATGCGGGAATCACCCCCAATCAATCATCACCCGACGGTATTTCCTACCTCCCAGGACAACGATTGAATAAATGCACATGCTCTGGGGAATCCCATCCCAACCCTGGTGTAGGAAGAGGGGCCCCCGAAATTGATGCATTGGAAGGTGAAATCCACGGTATAATTGGTCGTGTTTCTCAATCTTTACAAATTGCTCCTTACGACATTTGGTATATGCCAGACTACGATTTTATCGAAATTTACAACTCCTCAGTCACATTAATGAATACTTATGCAGGTGGACCTTTCCAACAAGCGGTGTCGGGTGTTACCATGTTGAATACAACTTGGTACCAATTTGGTGACGATTCAGGAAGGTTTCAAAAATTCGGCTATGAGTATctcaatgatgatgcaaCTGGATATATCACCTGgtttgttggtgatgatgcTACATTTTCCATGAAATCAACAGCACTACATCCAAATGGAAATGTTGGGTGGAGACAAATACCAAAGGAACCCATCAGCATTATTATGAACCTAGGCATATCTAACTCCTGGGCATATATAGATTGGCCAAGTTTGGTATTTCCTAGCAAAATGAGAGTTGATTATGTACGAGTATATCAACCCGAAGATGCAGTGAATATGGGATGTGACCCGGCAAATTATCCTACTTATGAttatattcaacaacatttaAATATATATCAAGATATGAATCTTACTACATTTGAAGATGGTGGTTATACATTTccaaaaaataaattgacaGGGTGCTAG